The Mustela erminea isolate mMusErm1 chromosome 6, mMusErm1.Pri, whole genome shotgun sequence genome includes a region encoding these proteins:
- the SPRYD3 gene encoding SPRY domain-containing protein 3 isoform X2 — translation MRRTRRPRFVLMNKMDDLNLHYRFLNWRRRIREIREVRAFRYQERFKHILVDGDTLSYHGNSGEVGCYVASRPLTKDSNYFEVSIVDSGVRGTIAVGLVPQYYSLDHQPGWLPDSVAYHADDGKLYNGRAKGRQFGSKCNSGDRIGCGIEPVSFDVQTAQIFFTKNGKRVGSTIMPMSPDGLFPAVGMHSLGEEVRLHLNAELGREDDSVMMVDSYEDEWGRLHDVRVCGTDYPKNRHPGWSRGSVAYHADDGKIFHGSGVGDPFGPRCYKGDIMGCGIMFPRDYILDSEGDSDDSCDTVILSPTARAVRNVRNVMYLHQEGEEEEEEEEEEEDGEEIEQEHEGRKVVVFFTRNGKIIGKKDAVVPSGGFFPTIGMLSCGEKVKVDLHPLSG, via the exons ATGAGGAGGACGCGGCGGCCCCG GTTTGTTCTCATGAACAAGATGGATGACCTCAACCTGCACTACCGGTTTCTGAATTGGCGCCGGAGGATCCGGGAGATTCGGGAGGTCCGGGCTTTCCGATACCAGGAGAGGTTCAAGCACATTCTTGTAGATGGAGACACTTTGAG TTACCATGGAAACTCCGGTGAAGTTGGCTGCTACGTGGCTTCTCGACCTCTGACCAAGGACAGCAATTATTTTGAG GTATCGATTGTGGACAGCGGGGTCCGGGGCACCATAGCTGTGGGGCTTGTCCCACAATACTACAGCCTGGATCATCAGCCTGGCTGGTTGCCTGACTCTGTAGCCTACCATGCTGATGACGGCAA GCTATACAATGGCCGAGCCAAAGGCCGGCAGTTTGGGTCAAAGTGCAACTCTGGGGACCGGATTGGCTGCGGCATCGAGCCTGTGTCCTTTGATGTGCAGACTGCCCAGATCTTTTTCACCAAAAACGGGAAACGG GTGGGCTCCACCATCATGCCCATGTCCCCAGACGGACTGTTCCCGGCGGTGGGCATGCACTCTCTGGGTGAGGAGGTGCGCCTGCACCTCAACGCTGAGCTGGGCCGCGAAGACGACAGTGTCATGATGGTGGACAGTTATGAGGATGAGTGGGGCCGGCTGCATGATGTCCGAGTCTGCGGAACT GATTATCCCAAGAACAGACACCCTGGCTGGAGCAGAGGCTCTGTGGCTTATCATGCAG ATGACGGGAAGATCTTCCATGGCAGTGGTGTGGGCGACCCATTTGGGCCACGCTGTTATAAAGGGGACATTATGGGCTGCGGAATCATGTTCCCCCGGGACTACATTCTGGACAGCGAGG GTGACAGTGATGACAGTTGTGACACAGTGATCCTATCCCCTACTGCCCGAGCCGTCCGGAACGTCCGGAATGTCATGTACCTGCaccaggagggagaagaggaagaggaggaagaagaagaggaagaagatggggaAGAGATTGAGCAAGAGCATGAGGGCAGGAAGGTGGTG gttttCTTCACTCGGAATGGCAAGATCATCGGAAAGAAGGATGCTGTCGTACCTTCTGGTGGCTTCTTCCCCACCATAGGAATGCTGAGCTGTGGGGAGAAAGTCAAAGTGGATCTGCATCCCTTGAGTGGCTAG
- the SPRYD3 gene encoding SPRY domain-containing protein 3 isoform X1: MRRTRRPRFVLMNKMDDLNLHYRFLNWRRRIREIREVRAFRYQERFKHILVDGDTLSYHGNSGEVGCYVASRPLTKDSNYFEVSIVDSGVRGTIAVGLVPQYYSLDHQPGWLPDSVAYHADDGKLYNGRAKGRQFGSKCNSGDRIGCGIEPVSFDVQTAQIFFTKNGKRVGSTIMPMSPDGLFPAVGMHSLGEEVRLHLNAELGREDDSVMMVDSYEDEWGRLHDVRVCGTLLEYLGKGKSIVDVGLAQARHPLSTRSHYFEVEIVDPGEKCYIALGLARKDYPKNRHPGWSRGSVAYHADDGKIFHGSGVGDPFGPRCYKGDIMGCGIMFPRDYILDSEGDSDDSCDTVILSPTARAVRNVRNVMYLHQEGEEEEEEEEEEEDGEEIEQEHEGRKVVVFFTRNGKIIGKKDAVVPSGGFFPTIGMLSCGEKVKVDLHPLSG, from the exons ATGAGGAGGACGCGGCGGCCCCG GTTTGTTCTCATGAACAAGATGGATGACCTCAACCTGCACTACCGGTTTCTGAATTGGCGCCGGAGGATCCGGGAGATTCGGGAGGTCCGGGCTTTCCGATACCAGGAGAGGTTCAAGCACATTCTTGTAGATGGAGACACTTTGAG TTACCATGGAAACTCCGGTGAAGTTGGCTGCTACGTGGCTTCTCGACCTCTGACCAAGGACAGCAATTATTTTGAG GTATCGATTGTGGACAGCGGGGTCCGGGGCACCATAGCTGTGGGGCTTGTCCCACAATACTACAGCCTGGATCATCAGCCTGGCTGGTTGCCTGACTCTGTAGCCTACCATGCTGATGACGGCAA GCTATACAATGGCCGAGCCAAAGGCCGGCAGTTTGGGTCAAAGTGCAACTCTGGGGACCGGATTGGCTGCGGCATCGAGCCTGTGTCCTTTGATGTGCAGACTGCCCAGATCTTTTTCACCAAAAACGGGAAACGG GTGGGCTCCACCATCATGCCCATGTCCCCAGACGGACTGTTCCCGGCGGTGGGCATGCACTCTCTGGGTGAGGAGGTGCGCCTGCACCTCAACGCTGAGCTGGGCCGCGAAGACGACAGTGTCATGATGGTGGACAGTTATGAGGATGAGTGGGGCCGGCTGCATGATGTCCGAGTCTGCGGAACT CTGCTGGAGTACTTGGGCAAGGGCAAGAGCATCGTTGACGTGGGGCTGGCCCAGGCCCGGCACCCACTGAGCACCCGTAGCCACTACTTTGAGGTGGAGATCGTGGACCCTGGAGAGAAATGCTACATCGCCTTGGGGCTGGCCCGGAAG GATTATCCCAAGAACAGACACCCTGGCTGGAGCAGAGGCTCTGTGGCTTATCATGCAG ATGACGGGAAGATCTTCCATGGCAGTGGTGTGGGCGACCCATTTGGGCCACGCTGTTATAAAGGGGACATTATGGGCTGCGGAATCATGTTCCCCCGGGACTACATTCTGGACAGCGAGG GTGACAGTGATGACAGTTGTGACACAGTGATCCTATCCCCTACTGCCCGAGCCGTCCGGAACGTCCGGAATGTCATGTACCTGCaccaggagggagaagaggaagaggaggaagaagaagaggaagaagatggggaAGAGATTGAGCAAGAGCATGAGGGCAGGAAGGTGGTG gttttCTTCACTCGGAATGGCAAGATCATCGGAAAGAAGGATGCTGTCGTACCTTCTGGTGGCTTCTTCCCCACCATAGGAATGCTGAGCTGTGGGGAGAAAGTCAAAGTGGATCTGCATCCCTTGAGTGGCTAG